A genomic window from Camelina sativa cultivar DH55 chromosome 2, Cs, whole genome shotgun sequence includes:
- the LOC104750484 gene encoding uncharacterized protein LOC104750484 — MVETRANTEKKKDPVKGDLDCDALDEKVSSTRPDVVRYEAQNYYHGVTRLGRIDFPRFDGSRIKEWLFKAEEFFVVDFTPDNMKVKTAAIHFDSHAAASHHSFVKSRVGLEVLYDWEGYVQMLLERFEDVCDEPMAELKQLQETDGIVDYHQKFVLIKLRVNLSEAYLAHPKKPFTTTWSLKLSNAGPTIKYTKENDVRTDQQWGKGSVKSINPTPRKLSQQEMSERRAKGLCYLCDEKYTPEHYLVHKKTQLFSLDVGDEFVDAEEVLWDECEVDPKGMPQISVNAISGISDHETMRVKGTYDKKILFIFIDSSSTHNFVDSKMVAKLGCKVESAGLSLVSVADGWKLAINGKVKDFTWKLQDTTFQSDVLMIPLQGIDMVLGVQWLKTLGPITWEFEELEMGFKYKGQRVLLYGLKSGSVRDVKAQKLQKVQEDQAQFALLCVQKKREEESEDICTLSTLSTEAKVDTVIGQLVEGFPDLFVEPTELPPFKAHHNHKIKLLEGSNPVNQRPYRYAIHQKNEIDKIVEEMLSGSTIQVNSSPYASPVVLVKKKDGSWRLCVDYRELNGNDSKGSFSYTIDR, encoded by the exons ATGGTAGAGACGAGAGCGaacacagagaagaagaaggatccaGTGAAAGGAGATCTAGATTGCGATGCGTTGGATGAGAAGGTATC ATCAACGCGACCTGATGTGGTAAGATATGAAGCTCAAAACTATTATCACGGTGTTACAAGGTTGGGTCGAATTGATTTCCCTAGATTTGATGGAAGTAGGATCAAGGAATGGTTGTTTAAGGCTGAGGAATTTTTCGTTGTTGATTTCACGCCGGATAATATGAAGGTTAAGACGGCAGCGATACATTTTGATAGTCACGCAGCAGCTTCGCACCATTCATTTGTTAAGTCTAGAGTCGGATTGGAAGTTTTGTATGATTGGGAAGGTTACGTGCAAATGTTGTTGGAAAGGTTTGAAGATGTGTGCGATGAACCCATGGCAGAGCTTAAGCAGTTGCAAGAAACTGATGGCATAGTGGATTATCACCAGAAATTTGTGTTGATCAAGCTTAGGGTGAATCTTTCTGAAGCTTACTTG GCTCATCCTAAGAAACCTTTTACAACAACTTGGTCTCTTAAGTTAAGCAATGCTGGTCCAACTATCAAGTATACAAAGGAGAATGATGTTAGGACTGATCAGCAGTGGGGAAAAGGTTCTGTCAAATCCATTAATCCAACACCAAGGAAGCTATCTCAGCAGGAAATGAGTGAGAGGAGAGCTAAAGGATTGTGTTATCTCTGTGATGAGAAATACACCCCAGAACATTATCTGGTGCATAAGAAGACACAACTTTTTAGTTTAGATGTGGGAGATGAATTCGTAGATGCAGAGGAAGTGTTGTGGGACGAGTGTGAAGTGGATCCCAAAGGTATGCCACAGATATCAGTTAACGCTATATCTGGTATCTCGGACCATGAGACGATGCGGGTGAAGGGAACTTATGATAAGAAGATATTGTTCATTTTTATTGATTCTAGCTCAACACACAATTTTGTTGACTCAAAGATGGTGGCTAAATTGGGTTGTAAGGTAGAGAGTGCAGGGTTATCTCTTGTTTCAGTGGCTGATGGATGGAAGTTAGCAATTAATGGCAAGGTGAAAGATTTCACATGGAAGTTACAGGATACCACCTTTCAATCTGATGTGTTAATGATTCCTTTACAAGGAATAGACATGGTACTGGGTGTACAATGGCTTAAAACGTTGGGACCAATTACCTGGGAGTTCGAAGAATTGGAGATGGGGTTCAAGTATAAGGGGCAACGAGTATTATTATATGGCCTTAAGTCTGGTTCTGTAAGAGATGTGAAGGCACAGAAGTTGCAGAAGGTACAAGAGGATCAAGCTCAATTTGCTCTGTTGTGTGTGCAGAAGAAACGGGAAGAAGAGAGTGAGGATATTTGTACCCTTAGTACATTATCGACAGAGGCAAAAGTTGATACGGTTATAGGTCAGTTGGTGGAAGGGTTCCCTGACCTCTTTGTTGAACCGACAGAGTTACCGCCATTCAAAGCACATCATAACCATAAGATCAAGTTGTTAGAAGGGTCTAATCCGGTGAATCAAAGACCGTATCGTTATGCTATTCACCAAAAGAATGAGATTGATAAGATTGTTGAAGAAATGTTGTCTGGTAGTACCATTCAAGTCAATTCCAGTCCCTATGCTTCTCCAGTTGTGTTggttaagaagaaagatggatcATGGAGGCTTTGTGTTGATTATAGGGAATTGAATGGCAATGACAGTAAAGGATCGTTTTCCTATACCATTGATAGATGA
- the LOC104750502 gene encoding MATH domain and coiled-coil domain-containing protein At3g58260-like — MCSNISLTTLQSWRERPPFSYSVKVKNLSELGSSTLHSDGKYQSRRFSSGDYKWRLIIYPKGNDKDNGSGFISMYVEIDSTSLVSTTPTEVYADLRFFVFNKKENKYFTIQDVESKPFNTLRTMWGFSQVLPLSTFNDNKNGYLFDGDHSEFGVDVMVAPPPAKWEILCLDVQLPYPKFSWTVKQFSEIKSDIHTSNSFSMGGMKWALKLYPKGYSIRDNKWLSIFLSLDDSEVLKEDEKVYVKANLRVQNPSGSNHLTRELNRWCDIPGVGYGWDHMVSIAELRKSYLDKEDTLIVEIEFKVVSATKYSSFT; from the exons ATGTGTTCAAACATATCTTTAACAACTCTACAGAGTTGGAGAGAACGTCCTCCTTTTTCCTACTCCGTCAAAGTCAAAAACCTCTCCGAACTCGGAAGCTCAACTCTCCACTCTGATGGCAAATACCAGTCCCGACGTTTCTCCTCTGGTGATTACAAGTG GAGACTAATCATATACCCCAAAGGGAATGACAAGGACAACGGGAGTGGGTTTATTTCAATGTACGTGGAAATAGACAGCACAAGCCTCGTTTCCACAACTCCAACTGAGGTGTATGCAGACCTCCGGTTTTTTGTctttaataaaaaggaaaacaagtaCTTTACTATtcaag ATGTGGAATCAAAGCCCTTCAATACACTAAGGACGATGTGGGGATTTTCGCAAGTGCTTCCGCTTTCAACATTCAATGACAATAAAAACGGATACCTCTTTGATGGAGATCACAGTGAGTTTGGTGTTGATGTCATGGTTGCTCCACCTCCAGCCAAGTGGGAAATCCTCTGTTTAGATGTGCAGCTTCCTTATCCCAAGTTCTCTTGGACTGTTAAACAATTCTCTGAGATAAAATCGGATATTCACACATCAAACTCTTTTTCAATGGGTGGAATGAAATG ggCTTTAAAGTTGTATCCCAAGGGATACTCTATAAGAGATAATAAATGGCTAtccatttttctctctttagatGATAGTGAAGTTTTAAAGGAAGATGAGAAGGTTTACGTGAAAGCGAATTTGAGAGTTCAAAACCCAAGTGGATCTAATCACTTAACAAGGGAGC TTAACAGGTGGTGCGATATACCAGGCGTAGGTTATGGTTGGGATCACATGGTGTCTATAGCTGAACTTCGGAAGTCTTACTTGGACAAGGAAGATACTTTGATTGTTGAAATCGAATTTAAAGTTGTTTCCGCGACTAAATATTCTTCCTTTACCTAG
- the LOC104750511 gene encoding uncharacterized protein LOC104750511, giving the protein MARLKWLTGALKPTFAVSLAGDRLNTPFYAVYGRDPPKLLRYGDTPTPNASVEELLTDRDSLLVELRENMELAQYRMQKEANKHRRQVELSVGDWVYLKLRPYRQSSVVQRKNEKLSQRFFGPYKIVQKVGRVAYKLDLPATSNIHPVFHVSQLKVAVPAPYQAQALPPILTPDLEWATEPETLLDIRRSSQGTETEVLVQWKGLPNGESTWESLTGLMDQFPNFDLEDKISLLRGSIDRLRVPVAFMKRKLRTKGRRARQWGKIKSG; this is encoded by the exons ATGGCCAGACTGAAGTGGTTAACAGGTGCCTTGAAACCTACCTTCGCTGTTTCACTAGCAGGAGACCGACTG AACACTCCTTTCTACGCAGTCTATGGTCGTGATCCGCCAAAACTGTTGCGATATGGAGACACTCCTACCCCTAACGCTTCGGTGGAAGAGTTGTTGACAGATCGAGATAGTTTGCTGGTCGAATTGAGAGAGAACATGGAACTTGCTCAGTATCGAATGCAGAAAGAAGCAAACAAGCATAGAAGGCAAGTTGAGTTGAGTGTTGGTGATTGGGTATATCTCAAGCTGAGGCCTTACAGACAGAGTTCCGTGGTACAGAGGAAGAATGAGAAGTTGTCGCAGAGATTTTTTGGCCCCTATAAGATTGTGCAGAAGGTAGGCAGAGTTGCGTACAAACTCGATCTCCCTGCTACCAGCAACATCCACCCTGTGTTTCATGTGTCACAGTTGAAGGTTGCAGTTCCGGCTCCATATCAAGCGCAGGCTCTACCTCCTATACTGACTCCTGATCTCGAGTGGGCTACAGAACCGGAGACACTGTTAGACATTCGCAGGTCATCTCAGGGAACCGAAACAGAGGTGTTAGTGCAGTGGAAAGGGCTACCAAATGGGGAATCTACTTGGGAATCACTCACAGGTCTGATGGATCAGTTTCCAAACTTTGATCTTGAGGACAAGATCAGTCTTCTGCGGGGGAGTATTGATAGGCTAAGAGTGCCAGTAGCTTTCATGAAAAGGAAGTTGAGAACTAAGGGAAGAAGGGCAAGACAATGGGGTAAGATCAAAAGTGGCTAA
- the LOC104721851 gene encoding ATP synthase subunit delta, chloroplastic-like has protein sequence MASLQQTLFSLQSKLPPSSFQIARSLPMRKAFPIRTTGGNAAGARMSATAASSYAMALADVAKRNDTMELTVTDIEKLDQVFSDPTVLNFFANPTITVEKKRQVIDDIVKSSSLQSHTSNFLNVLVDANRINIVTEIVKEFELVYNKLTDTQLAEVRSVVKLEPPQLAQIAKQVQKLTGAKNVRVKTVIDPSLVAGFTIRYGESGSKLIDMSVKKQLEDIAQQLELGEIQLAT, from the coding sequence ATGGCGTCTCTACAGCAAACTCTATTCTCTCTCCAATCAAAACTCCCACCATCCTCCTTCCAAATCGCCAGATCTCTCCCTATGCGAAAAGCCTTCCCAATCCGAACCACCGGCGGAAACGCCGCCGGAGCGAGAATGTCAGCCACCGCAGCGTCAAGCTACGCGATGGCACTAGCAGACGTCGCGAAGAGAAATGACACAATGGAATTAACAGTCACAGACATCGAGAAGCTCGATCAAGTCTTCTCAGATCCAACGGTGCTCAACTTCTTCGCGAATCCGACGATCACCGTCGAGAAGAAGCGCCAGGTCATCGACGACATCGTGAAATCTTCGTCGCTACAGTCCCACACCTCCAACTTCCTCAACGTCCTCGTCGACGCGAACCGGATCAACATCGTGACGGAGATCGTCAAGGAGTTTGAGCTGGTTTACAACAAGCTCACGGATACGCAGCTGGCTGAGGTTAGGTCGGTGGTGAAACTGGAGCCGCCGCAGTTGGCACAGATCGCGAAACAGGTTCAGAAGTTAACCGGAGCGAAGAATGTGAGGGTTAAGACGGTTATTGATCCGAGTCTTGTGGCCGGGTTTACGATCCGGTATGGTGAATCCGGTTCGAAGCTAATTGATATGAGTGTGAAGAAGCAGCTTGAAGATATTGCTCAACAGCTTGAACTTGGTGAGATTCAATTAGCTACTTGA